In Chloroflexota bacterium, one genomic interval encodes:
- the thiE gene encoding thiamine phosphate synthase, translating into MAARGTLDYSLYVITDRALARGRSHLEVAEAAIAGGANVIQLRDKEASSLELYRTGLSIRKIASRAGALFIMNDRADIALAVNADGVHLGQDDLPLPSARRLLGPEKIIGVSVENPEQVAIAESQGASYVAIGPIYEARNSKTDAGPPVGPQAIAAIRRMTRLPIIAIGGIKAHHIAEVIGAGADSVAVISAVVSAPDVKSAAADLRQRISSARRAYV; encoded by the coding sequence ATGGCTGCCAGGGGCACGTTGGACTACAGCCTCTACGTCATCACCGACCGCGCGCTCGCAAGGGGCCGCAGTCACCTGGAGGTCGCCGAAGCGGCGATCGCAGGCGGCGCGAACGTCATTCAGCTTCGCGATAAGGAGGCCTCGTCCCTGGAGCTCTACCGCACGGGCCTCAGCATCAGGAAGATCGCCTCCCGCGCAGGCGCCCTCTTCATCATGAACGATCGCGCCGATATCGCCCTCGCCGTGAACGCTGATGGCGTGCACCTGGGCCAGGACGACCTGCCGCTCCCGTCGGCTCGCAGGCTCCTTGGGCCGGAGAAGATCATCGGCGTCTCCGTCGAAAATCCCGAGCAGGTCGCGATAGCCGAAAGCCAAGGAGCGAGCTATGTCGCCATCGGCCCTATCTATGAGGCGCGCAACAGCAAGACCGATGCCGGCCCGCCCGTCGGCCCCCAGGCCATAGCCGCCATCCGCAGGATGACGCGATTGCCCATCATCGCCATCGGCGGCATCAAGGCGCACCACATCGCCGAAGTCATCGGCGCCGGCGCGGATAGCGTCGCCGTCATCTCCGCAGTCGTCTCCGCGCCCGATGTGAAGTCCGCGGCAGCGGACCTCCGACAGCGCATCAGCTCGGCGAGGCGCGCCTATGTCTAA
- the thiS gene encoding sulfur carrier protein ThiS → MSAAMITLTVNGKPQTLEHSMGLIAYLEAKGVLGKRIAVGINGQVVHKDQWAGVTLRAGDVVDIVQMVGGG, encoded by the coding sequence GTGAGCGCCGCGATGATCACGCTGACCGTCAACGGCAAGCCCCAAACCCTCGAGCATTCCATGGGCCTCATCGCCTACCTCGAAGCGAAGGGCGTCCTGGGGAAGCGCATCGCCGTCGGCATCAACGGCCAGGTCGTCCACAAGGACCAATGGGCCGGCGTCACACTTCGCGCAGGCGATGTGGTGGACATCGTGCAGATGGTCGGCGGCGGGTAG
- the thiO gene encoding glycine oxidase ThiO, with translation MAHAPRKSSMTPSSEVIIVGGGVIGCGIAYELAGRKVRVTLLEQRQLGSGATYASAGMLAPLSDSMCDDALIELGFGSFAIYKPFLEEAEEIARLSAECLPSGILRIAKTEEEERRLRALADFGNERGLRVEWVSAKHAQSLEPLLSPAIRGAAYSPGEPQLSASRLVEVLRRAAIARGARFREETPVVGLMKRGVKVTGVRTPQETLSADAVVLATGAWGRAASQWLGYDVPVAPVRGQVVYVNKLPRPLSRTVLHAEAYAVPKGDSTTLVGTTLEHDAGYEQQVTVKGVATMLTNIQSLLPSVGATTIHHSRAGLRPRNVADDLPILGPAPGNDGATLALGHYRSGILLAPITARLIADIVTTGKTKGGLGKFSAARLAKSRR, from the coding sequence ATGGCACACGCCCCGAGGAAATCTTCCATGACACCATCCTCTGAAGTCATCATCGTCGGCGGCGGCGTCATCGGCTGCGGCATCGCCTACGAGCTGGCCGGGCGCAAGGTTCGCGTTACGCTCCTGGAACAGCGCCAGCTCGGCTCGGGGGCCACCTACGCCTCCGCAGGCATGCTCGCGCCCCTCTCCGACAGCATGTGCGACGACGCGCTTATCGAACTCGGCTTCGGCAGTTTCGCCATCTACAAGCCCTTCCTTGAGGAGGCGGAGGAGATCGCCCGCCTCTCCGCCGAATGCCTTCCCTCAGGGATCCTGCGCATCGCCAAGACTGAGGAGGAGGAGCGCCGCCTGCGCGCCCTCGCCGATTTCGGCAACGAGCGCGGCCTGCGCGTCGAGTGGGTGAGCGCAAAGCATGCCCAAAGCCTCGAGCCGCTCCTTTCGCCGGCCATCCGCGGCGCCGCCTACTCTCCAGGCGAGCCGCAGTTGAGCGCCTCGCGCCTCGTGGAAGTCCTGCGCAGGGCGGCCATCGCCCGCGGCGCGCGCTTCCGCGAAGAGACGCCCGTCGTCGGCCTGATGAAGCGCGGCGTGAAGGTCACCGGGGTGCGCACGCCCCAGGAGACGCTCTCCGCCGATGCCGTCGTCCTCGCCACCGGCGCGTGGGGCCGCGCGGCAAGCCAGTGGCTCGGCTATGACGTGCCTGTGGCCCCCGTGCGCGGGCAGGTCGTCTACGTCAACAAGCTTCCTCGCCCCCTTTCCCGCACCGTCCTCCACGCCGAGGCCTACGCCGTTCCCAAGGGCGATAGCACAACCCTGGTTGGCACCACCCTTGAGCACGATGCAGGCTACGAACAGCAAGTCACTGTCAAAGGCGTGGCGACGATGCTCACCAACATCCAGTCCCTTCTTCCCTCCGTGGGCGCGACGACCATCCATCATTCGCGCGCTGGCCTCCGCCCTCGCAACGTCGCCGACGACCTTCCCATCCTCGGCCCCGCCCCAGGGAACGATGGCGCGACCCTAGCCTTGGGCCATTATCGCAGCGGCATCCTCCTCGCACCCATCACCGCGCGCCTCATCGCCGATATCGTCACCACCGGTAAAACGAAGGGTGGCCTGGGCAAATTCAGCGCCGCCAGGCTCGCCAAGTCGCGAAGGTAG